In Hoeflea ulvae, one genomic interval encodes:
- a CDS encoding TRAP transporter substrate-binding protein has protein sequence MTFLRKMRFGAVASIALMLGAATAQADTVRLAHVDGEGDLLNNTYWTWSEVFSSVLGAQTAGKFEVEVFPSGQMGDLESLAEQNVRGSLQMVGGLSAGHIAAYAPIASVLEMPYTFSSTAQAREVMNGSFGASLSDKIAEKSGVRILSYLPSAFRNFSSSTKMIKSPADMVGMKMRTQQIPIHVEMVKALGASPTPIAWAELYSALQTGVVDGQENAPYTMLMANLQEVQKFYTLDHHLINMPLITINEEYWQGLSDEDKQAFEYAASEATFAMLGVITAKESQDLAKIRAAGVEIYQPTAAEFQQFVDAAQKPVADILAEQVGQEIIDELKAAVAATQAK, from the coding sequence ATGACCTTCTTGCGTAAGATGCGCTTTGGCGCCGTGGCTTCCATCGCCCTGATGCTTGGTGCGGCAACCGCACAGGCCGATACCGTCCGTCTGGCTCACGTCGATGGCGAAGGCGACCTGCTCAACAACACCTACTGGACCTGGTCGGAAGTGTTTTCGTCCGTGCTCGGCGCGCAGACCGCCGGAAAATTCGAAGTCGAGGTTTTCCCGAGCGGCCAGATGGGCGATCTCGAATCGCTTGCCGAACAGAATGTGCGCGGATCGCTGCAGATGGTCGGCGGCCTGAGTGCCGGTCACATCGCAGCCTATGCGCCGATCGCTTCCGTGCTCGAGATGCCCTACACATTCTCGTCGACAGCCCAGGCCCGCGAAGTCATGAATGGCTCGTTCGGCGCCTCGCTGTCCGACAAGATCGCCGAGAAATCCGGCGTCCGCATCCTGTCCTACCTGCCGTCCGCCTTCCGCAACTTCTCAAGCTCGACCAAGATGATCAAGTCGCCGGCGGACATGGTCGGGATGAAAATGCGCACGCAGCAGATCCCTATTCACGTTGAAATGGTCAAGGCGCTGGGCGCTTCGCCGACCCCGATCGCATGGGCCGAACTCTACAGTGCGCTGCAGACCGGCGTTGTCGATGGACAGGAAAATGCGCCCTACACGATGCTGATGGCGAACCTGCAGGAAGTGCAGAAATTCTACACACTCGATCACCACCTGATCAACATGCCGCTGATCACCATCAACGAGGAATACTGGCAGGGTCTCTCGGACGAAGACAAGCAGGCCTTTGAATATGCGGCTTCGGAAGCGACATTCGCCATGCTTGGTGTGATCACGGCCAAGGAGTCGCAGGATCTTGCCAAGATCCGGGCTGCCGGCGTGGAAATCTACCAGCCCACAGCGGCGGAGTTCCAGCAGTTCGTTGATGCTGCGCAAAAGCCGGTGGCCGATATTCTGGCCGAGCAGGTCGGGCAGGAAATCATTGACGAGCTGAAGGCAGCCGTCGCCGCCACCCAGGCGAAGTGA
- a CDS encoding helix-turn-helix domain-containing protein — protein MNEQATLLSGQVLMSQKEALVSSPESGSASVADRIVELRKARKLTLQECARLSGVAASTLSKIERRELSPTISTLQKIAEGFSVELTELITQTRPAYAPGRRAVSRADSGKAHTSLSCANFLLCGELKDKRMIPVRTRITARGVEDYPVWARSDTEIFLWVVSGRMLLHSKVYEPLELGPGDSVYYDGNGEHCWTSVSEEDAEVVWVLSA, from the coding sequence ATGAATGAGCAGGCAACGCTGCTGAGTGGCCAGGTCCTGATGAGCCAGAAAGAGGCTCTTGTCAGTTCGCCCGAATCCGGCAGTGCATCTGTTGCGGACCGCATCGTCGAGTTGCGCAAGGCCCGCAAGCTGACCTTGCAGGAATGCGCCCGGCTGTCCGGCGTCGCCGCCTCGACCCTGTCCAAGATCGAGCGGCGGGAACTTTCGCCGACGATTTCGACGCTGCAGAAGATTGCCGAAGGGTTTTCCGTCGAACTCACCGAACTGATCACCCAGACCCGGCCGGCCTATGCACCTGGCCGGCGCGCGGTCAGCCGTGCCGATTCGGGCAAGGCGCACACATCTCTGTCCTGCGCCAATTTCCTGCTCTGCGGCGAGCTGAAGGACAAGCGCATGATTCCGGTGCGCACCCGCATCACCGCCCGCGGTGTCGAGGATTATCCGGTCTGGGCCCGCAGCGACACCGAGATCTTTCTCTGGGTCGTCTCCGGCCGCATGCTGCTGCATTCCAAGGTCTATGAGCCGCTGGAGCTGGGGCCGGGCGATTCGGTGTATTACGACGGCAATGGCGAACATTGCTGGACGTCGGTCAGCGAAGAAGATGCAGAGGTCGTCTGGGTCCTGAGCGCCTGA
- a CDS encoding alpha-hydroxy acid oxidase, producing the protein MSGFLSFEEARRSARRRLPRGLFDYIDRGVGEEASLRALRTRLDAAGITPRMLTGADASDTGVTLFGEQHQAPFIIAPTAMAGLVHRGGEEALARGAARCGVPFCLSTQSLSSVEQIAGAAPGLDIWMQIYLWQDLALSEALLSRAWDTGVRVAVMTIDTPAGSRKEWNLRSGFDMPFRLSPRSLCDLALRPNWLFGAVLPRAIRHGLPAMNNYPEALRPRLIGAPVDPRVTLMKGLNWDHVRWLRDRWAGKLVLKGILSCADAETAIGIGADGIVVSSHGARNFDASPAPIDVLQDIASACEGRLTVMADSGVRRGLDVLRYRRRGAEAVMLGRLPLWALAAEGETGVVKALSILREEYAESLRYSA; encoded by the coding sequence GTGAGCGGCTTTCTCTCCTTCGAAGAGGCCCGGCGCAGCGCGCGCCGCCGTCTGCCGCGCGGCCTGTTCGACTATATCGACCGCGGCGTCGGCGAAGAGGCCTCGCTGCGGGCTTTGCGCACCCGGCTGGACGCGGCCGGAATCACACCGCGGATGCTGACCGGCGCCGATGCGTCCGACACCGGTGTCACGCTCTTTGGCGAGCAGCATCAAGCCCCGTTCATCATTGCCCCGACAGCAATGGCCGGCCTGGTCCATCGCGGCGGCGAAGAAGCGCTGGCGCGTGGCGCCGCGCGCTGCGGCGTGCCCTTCTGTCTCTCCACCCAATCACTGAGCAGTGTCGAGCAGATTGCCGGGGCCGCGCCCGGCCTCGACATCTGGATGCAGATCTATCTGTGGCAGGATCTCGCCCTGTCGGAAGCCTTGCTGAGCCGGGCCTGGGACACCGGCGTCCGGGTTGCCGTCATGACCATCGACACCCCGGCAGGCTCCCGCAAGGAATGGAACCTGCGCAGCGGCTTCGACATGCCCTTCAGACTGTCCCCGCGCAGCCTGTGCGATCTTGCGCTGCGCCCGAACTGGCTTTTCGGCGCCGTCCTGCCCAGAGCCATCCGCCACGGCCTTCCCGCCATGAACAACTATCCCGAAGCCCTGCGGCCGCGCCTGATCGGGGCGCCCGTCGACCCAAGGGTCACCTTGATGAAGGGGCTCAACTGGGACCATGTGCGTTGGCTGCGCGATCGCTGGGCCGGCAAGCTGGTGCTCAAGGGAATTCTCTCCTGCGCGGACGCCGAGACGGCAATCGGCATCGGCGCCGACGGCATCGTGGTATCCTCCCATGGCGCGCGTAATTTCGACGCTTCGCCCGCCCCCATCGATGTCCTGCAGGATATCGCTTCTGCATGCGAGGGCCGCCTGACGGTCATGGCCGACAGCGGCGTTCGCCGCGGTCTCGATGTGCTGCGCTACCGGCGCCGTGGCGCCGAGGCCGTCATGCTCGGCCGCCTGCCGCTCTGGGCCCTGGCCGCGGAGGGAGAGACCGGCGTCGTCAAGGCCCTGTCAATCCTGAGGGAAGAATATGCCGAAAGCCTGCGCTACAGCGCATGA